Within Portunus trituberculatus isolate SZX2019 chromosome 3, ASM1759143v1, whole genome shotgun sequence, the genomic segment CATGAAGCTGTCAGTGCGTGTCCTGTGAGTGTCACCTTGCCTCGCCGCTGTTTTGCTGTGGAGAGGGACAGAGACCAGACCAGTGACCAGTAACCAGACCAGTGACCAGCCAGCTGTTTTGCTGTGGAGAGGGACAGAGACCAGGCCAGTGACCAGTAACCAGACCAGTGACCAGACCAGTGACCAGACCAATGACCAGACCAGTGACCAGTGACCAAACCAGTGACCAATGACCAGTGACCAAACCAGTGACCAGACCAGTGACCAGTGACCAGACCAGTGACCAGACTAGTGACCAGTGACCAGACCAGTGACCAGTGACCAGTGACCAGACCAGTGACCAGTAACCAGACCAGTGACCAGTGACCAGACCAGTGACCAGTGCGTGCTTTCCGGGTCATTGACAAGAATACAACAAGATGTAATGGGTTCAAGATTAAAAGAATACATAGAGACAAGAAGGTATTTAATTTGAAATAGAATGGTAGATATACATTTGATATTTATTAATCCTGGATGGCAATATGATTCACTCTTAACTTTACGTCTTATTCTCTATAAAGAAAATTCACCAGTGACTTTACAATAACACCAGCAGCCTTAGGAACATTGAAATAAATCAACACCCTTCGTGGAAATGTTGTATAGAGAAAGTAAATGTGATCCCCCAAGTGTGATTCATTCCAACCTTGGAGGACATTCAAACTCTTCACGGGAATGACGTCAACGACAGCCGCCATTTTCTAGTTTCACCTGTAATCTTCATCCCAGGGACAAATTTCTCTACCAGAAATATTCAATCCAATTTCAAAGTTaattatgataaaaagataTTTGTGAATATTATGTAACGATTAATGCTATAGTTTGTGGttagaagagtaaaaaagagttttaagatattttcagACTTTCAAAACATCAAAGATATTGATTGAAGCTGCATACTGAAACATACTACACTCATAGAAGTAAGTGTTTTATAACATTTAAGAACTCAAAATATCTTAAATGGACATTACAGACAAAGAAAATACTTATTCATGTAGGTGGACATATATTCCAAGTACAAAACATATTCACAAATCACAAACATTCCGCAAACTCAAAGATTAAACCACACCATAATAATATTCAGTATAATTTTTTAACGCCtcaaaatatgtaaaatatcAAAAGAAGACAATTATAAGCAAAACTTTTTAAAACTCCCTAAAGCAAGATGCgcttctcactctcttctccctcgTGGGACAAACAGAAGGTAGGGTCGCGGCGTATCCTCCTATTTAACGTcaattttctgcatttttaagGGCAAGGGGACGATCACACTACTATTCATAACATTACTAACACCTGGCACTCAAGTAGAGGTGAGTGTGACAGGTGGAAGGGGAGTAATTATCGAGAAACACGGGAAGAACTAGCGTGTTGTGGAAGTCTCGTGTTGGGAGCGTGAATACTTTTTTGGCCGAGTTGTTtgcattgttgttttgttcagtAAGTGTGGCTGTGATGTGAGTTTTCCAGTGTCTTGTTAGCATCTAGGGACTCACTGCGGACGTGGCGTGATTAATTAGTGGAATATTAAAATTTTTGTGTGGTTCCAGTAATGGccggtttatttatttcttttatttattattttctcgccACATGTCCGCGTTGAGGGTGAGGAAATTACGGTAGCTATTCATTTTCCCAGTGTTGACTATTTCGTAGCGTAACGACTCCCGATATTTGTAGTGAATGGATGAAGATTTttcgaaacctaacctaatgtatgttttctttttttttcttttcctcttctgtttaaTGTCATGAATTTTTgttctaactgtgtgtgtgcgtgctttttttttttttttttgatatttGCGCTTTCTCATATTGAaccttatttattgattgatttttgtAACTCGTATTCCTTGTGTTTGTatgcttctatttatttattagtgtattttccttccattttgttttcttagggCATTAACACTGCCTCGTGTAAACAGGTACTCCAGGTTAACCCATTCACACTTACATGCCAGTCACCGAGCAGGTCCGagggagttagccaaaagaatgggataaaggTCTTTGAAGAGTAGGTTAGGGAGCGTGTTGTGCAATttgagaataaagagaataagaattgACTTgcatggggactggcatctcagtactgccaccctcccccttttttttatctatctaagaaacaagaaaagaatgttCCATCTGTTATCCACATCCATGAACTTCTCAAgtcttctatatttttattgtCCTTTGCTGGTTCCCGCTATtacttaaaaaaaggaaaattgaaaagtatcacacacacacacacacacacacacacacacacacacacacacacacacacacacacacacacacacacacacacactctctctctctctctctctctctctctctctctctctctctctctctctctctctctctctctcattacaaatTCTTTAAGTTATTTGTCCCTCtgtggtacactctggaactgcctgcctgcctgcaaaACAAACGTCACATTAggtcattatcttcttttcccgtCAACTTCTTTTTTGATCAACTTTTGGTTCTTTCCATCGTCTTTTTCTGTCTGAATTGTCAAGCAGTAATGATCGTCTTCACAGGGGAGAGTTGTCAAATGTCAAATTAAAAGCCATGTTGATGATATCTATCCACTGTCCTCTTACCCATTATCAGTACAAAAACAGAACAATACAACCACAATAGAGACAGATTATCCCAGAGTACAGAGACACCTATTTCTAACACCACCCTCTACACATCTCTGTTCTCATGTACCTTAACCCAGCATCTATAGTACatgaccttccttcccttgtgtcTTAACTGAACATCTTCTATAGTACATCTCCTTTCCCTTGTACCTTAACCCAGCATCTATAGTACATGATCTCCCCTTGTACCTTAACCCAGCATCTGTAGTACatgaccttccttcccttgtgtcTTAACTGAGCATTTTCTAAAGTACAtgatctccttttccttgtatctTAACCCACTGTACATGTCTCCCTTCTCTTGACAGGCACCATGGCAATCCGACCACTCAAGAAACCCAAGATTGTCAAGAAGCGGATTAAGAAGTTCATCCGCCACCAGAGTGACCGCTATGTTAAGATAagggtgagtagagagagagagagagtggtacataatagagaaatagggaaagaaaattatagagagaaaatattgtgTACAGAGATagatcatggagagagagagagagagagagagagagagagcagtacatcataaagagaaatagagaaagaaaattataaagaaagaaaaattgtgtaCAGAGAtaaatcatagagagagagagagagatgcactatGTAATTATGTAGACTTTTCAGTAGATTTTACCTTTCTCCATCtgcacttctttctcttcttcttttattaatatgacatctattttttcctccttcacacattctcttcttcctcttcctcatctatccattctcttttccttctctctacatcattttcttaatttttctactTCATTACTTTCtgttcaccttccttctcttctcttccttctatctacaccattttattaacattctacctcttcacatctttcttttcaccttccttctctccctcttcatctcctccttttcctgttataTATTACATCTTATTACTTCTTCTATTActcattacttttcttccttttactcttactcttttattcttattcctcctcttcctcttattccttttccttgtactctttcctcttacttttaccTTCATCTTCTATCTGACTGGTACTCATCTTCATTTTTGTattgtcttcatctttctttctcttacttttcttcttctttctctttctcctttactctttttttttttttgctcttattccattattcatcttcctcttattcctcctccttcctcctcctcctcctcctcctcctcctcctcctcctcctcctcctcctcctcctcctcctcctcctcctcctcctcctcctcctcctcctcctcctcctcctcctcctcctcctcctcctcctcctccagtctaaCACAGTCTCCTCCCACAGCCTAACTGGAGGAAGCCCAAAGGTATTGACAACAGGGTGCGCAGGCGGTTCAAGGGCCAGTACCTCATGCCCAATGTTGGCTACGGCTCTGCTTCCAAGACCAAACACATGCTGCCCAATGGATTCAGGAAGGTTCTCGTCCATAATGTGCGGgtgagtgctgctgctgctgctgctggttcttatgttttttggggtgtgggatggatatatatatatatttttttcctaacttaAGCTGATCTAACCTACCCTGACCAAAGCTGACCTAATTTAGCCCAACCTTACCTTATGAAATCAGTGTGACATGAGGGTGGAGGTGTAAAAGCGGTTCACACGGCACAGTTTGCAGCTTGGGTTGTCAGCCGATACAAGTATTAGGTGGAATTTAGTGCGTGGCAGCTCAAATTATGCTCTGACACGTTGGTCTTGTCCAGCCGCTAGCGACTTTGTGTGCATTGTGACATCATGTGGGAAGTTGTGGAAGATGTGGTGATCAGAGGCAGAAAAGATTTTGTGGCTAGTGAGGGACCAACAGCATGTCTGGGACCCAACTCCTAGTCTATGGAATGAAAATAGCCTTCGGAAAGGAATGTTTGATGAAATGGTTATTGTGGTGTGCAGGTGCCCTTGTGCTCCACACCAATCAGTTATTTTTGCTCAAACTGGTATATAAAAGTGTGTATGGGGTTGATATTGCAACCAGATAAATTGTCATTATGAGCACATCTAACACATCAACAGAACTATTATGATTTAATTTTCATTAAATAGCTGAAACCTAATTGTGCAAGATATGGACACGTTACCCtgcattttcactttcttttaagTGAATGCAAATGATGCGCTGTTCCAGGCAAATTTTCAGTTTGAAATATTCattgttaattaatttattcatcaaAACAGGTCAGTCTTTCACCTCCTGTGTGACAATGTTGGTGTCCACTCCACCACCCAAACTTACTGTTGGCAGCAAAAGTGTCTAATAAATGAGTTAATAGTGaacctttctcatttctttctctacaCACCGTGTGGAACTGTGCGAGTCACATGTAGGGACTCGGAGGTCTCAAGTATTGCGTGAATGTTAGATGATAATATTGTAGGTGGTGTGTTGTAAGTGCTCATAATGACAATTGATGTTTGTTCTAACTGGTTGGGATATCAACCCCATAGACACTTTAATTTACAAGTTTGAGCAAAAATACCTAAAGGGTGTGGAGCATGAACACTGGACACAGGACAGGCACTTGCACACCACActgccagtcagccagccagccactacTTCCCACCCACTATAGTGTGAATGTATTGTGGCTAGGAGTGTTCAATGCAAGCTTGCAGTGGCTGGCAACAATCACGGCCACAGATTGCCTCGTGTGAGCTGGTCTTGAGGTAGAGTGTGGGtgccttggttttttttttttttataacccaacctaacctaatgagtgggtaggtgggtaTTGTGGTTAGTGAGGGAGTGATGCTGAGTGTATGTAAGTAGGTGTCTtagtttcttgtctttattctaacctaacctaacaagaaagaaaagttttaatTGATTTACATGTCATTAGATAATAGCATAGCAACACCTCAGCTACCTGAAACAATTATACACTCACTGGTTGTAGCTGTTACAAAAATGCTATGGGTGAAAACAGTGACGAGGGTAGTGTTGGTTTAGGGCCAAAGAGGAAGGTCAGTGTAAAGAGTCTGTGCATCAAGGGTCTGTTAATTATGCTCTGTCTTTCTTCTAACCTCACCTATGCCTGTGtcttgtaacctaacctaattaatatGTGAATAAGTGACTATCATTctggtttgtgttgtgttagaGATGGTGGTTACAGAGAGTGGCTTGGTTTTCTGGTCGTTCTTATAACCTTAGATAATGTGGGTAGGTGTATATTATTCTGGTTTTtggggggtgagggagaagtGGTAGGAAGGGTGTGAATGTcatgtttttcttgtcttctaacCTCACATAATACATGGATGAGGGAGAAGTGGCAGGTAAGGAGTGGGCGTCTTGTTTATCTTGTCTTCTAACCTCTCATCATACACAGGTGAGGGAGAAGTGGTATTTAGGGAATggatgtcttgtttttcttgtctatCTTCTATCCTAACATAATGGTCAGGTAGGTGGATGTTACTCTGGTTCtggggagtgtgggagagtggtAGATAGGAGTAGGTGTCTTTCTTCAAATCTAACTTAACTGTTCGTAAATTTAGGCTGTGTAATGATAACTTGACATCTGAGGTCAGTGCAGCACAACACAATATGATCCAGATCACTTACCTTTTTTGCTCACTAAGGAAATTTGAGCAGAAAACCAACCATAACTAGTGCCAAGAAGAATTGTACTTAAGAATCTTTGAGTACATGTAGCAGTCTCTCTTTAGTGTGCATGAGTGTGTATCATGATGACAAACCGTATAGGCTAGAGTGCGGAGGCCTGCAGTGGCGGGCGTGTCGAGAATCCTTCAACATACTGAACTTTTCTTTGTTAAAACACTGACAGTCTGTGTGGGAGTTTGTGCTCATTGCTGTGTTGTTTctccctcctcacacacacacacaacatttcttccatcacactaacaaacaaatatacatgcatacatatatacatacattcttccccttcccacccatacactttcacacacacacacacacacacacacacacacacacacacacacacacacacacacacacacacacacacacacaggagctggAGGTGCTGATGATGCAGAACAGAACTTTCTGCGGGGAGATCGCTCATGGTGTATCGTCTCGCAAGCGCAAGGAGATCGTGGAGCGCGCCAACCAGCTGTCCATCCGCCTCACAAACGGCTCCGCCCGCCTCAGGACGGAGGAGTCCACCTAGGCTGGtgtggatgaggaaaaaaaaaaactgtagctgCCGTTTTGTGAGAGAAATAAAGTGGATGTGTTTTGGAAGAGCTACTGGTGTTGTTTGAT encodes:
- the LOC123507438 gene encoding 60S ribosomal protein L32-like, which gives rise to MAIRPLKKPKIVKKRIKKFIRHQSDRYVKIRPNWRKPKGIDNRVRRRFKGQYLMPNVGYGSASKTKHMLPNGFRKVLVHNVRELEVLMMQNRTFCGEIAHGVSSRKRKEIVERANQLSIRLTNGSARLRTEEST